The following are encoded in a window of Carya illinoinensis cultivar Pawnee chromosome 15, C.illinoinensisPawnee_v1, whole genome shotgun sequence genomic DNA:
- the LOC122296501 gene encoding tubulin alpha chain-like, whose product MRECISIHIGQAGIQVGNACWELYCLEHGIQPDGQMPSDKTVGGGDDAFNTFFSETGAGKHVPRAVFVDLEPTVIDEVRTGTYRQLFHPEQLISGKEDAANNFARGHYTIGKEIVDLCLDRIRKLADNCTGLQGFLVFNAVGGGTGSGLGSLLLERLSVDYGKKSKLGFTVYPSPQVSTSVVEPYNSVLSTHSLLEHTDVAVLLDNEAIYDICRRSLDIERPTYTNLNRLVSQVISSLTASLRFDGALNVDVTEFQTNLVPYPRIHFMLSSYAPVISAEKAYHEQLSVAEITNSAFEPSSMMAKCDPRHGKYMACCLMYRGDVVPKDVNAAVATIKTKRTIQFVDWCPTGFKCGINYQPPTVVPGGDLAKVQRAVCMISNSTSVAEVFSRIDHKFDLMYAKRAFVHWYVGEGMEEGEFSEAREDLAALEKDYEEVGAESAEGEDGDEGDEY is encoded by the exons ATGAGAGAGTGCATCTCGATCCACATCGGCCAGGCCGGTATCCAGGTCGGCAATGCCTGCTGGGAGCTCTACTGCCTCGAGCATGGCATTCAG CCTGATGGCCAGATGCCAAGTGACAAGACAGTTGGCGGTGGAGATGATGCCTTCAACACCTTTTTCAGCGAAACTGGAGCTGGGAAGCACGTCCCTCGTGCAGTCTTTGTTGATCTTGAGCCTACTGTCATTGATGAAGTGAGGACTGGAACATACCGCCAGCTCTTCCACCCCGAGCAACTCATCAGCGGCAAGGAAGATGCTGCCAACAACTTTGCCCGCGGCCATTATAcca TTGGGAAAGAGATTGTTGATCTTTGCCTGGACCGGATCCGCAAGCTTGCAGACAACTGCACTGGTCTTCAAGGCTTCTTGGTTTTCAATGCTGTCGGAGGGGGTACCGGTTCTGGTCTTGGATCACTTCTTTTGGAGCGTCTCTCCGTTGATTATGGCAAAAAGTCAAAGCTCGGTTTCACTGTCTATCCCTCACCACAGGTGTCCACATCCGTTGTGGAGCCATACAACAGCGTCCTTTCAACTCATTCCCTCCTTGAGCACACTGATGTTGCTGTGCTTCTTGACAATGAGGCCATCTATGACATCTGTAGGCGCTCCCTTGACATCGAGCGTCCGACTTACACTAATCTTAACCGCCTTGTCTCTCAG GTGATCTCGTCCCTGACTGCCTCCTTGCGGTTCGATGGAGCCCTGAATGTTGATGTGACTGAGTTCCAGACCAACTTGGTTCCCTACCCCAGGATTCATTTCATGCTTTCCTCCTATGCTCCTGTCATCTCAGCTGAGAAGGCATACCATGAGCAACTTTCGGTTGCCGAGATTACTAACAGTGCCTTTGAACCCTCTTCCATGATGGCAAAGTGTGACCCACGCCATGGCAAGTATATGGCTTGCTGCTTGATGTACCGTGGTGATGTTGTGCCCAAGGATGTGAATGCAGCTGTGGCCACCATCAAGACCAAGCGCACCATCCAGTTTGTTGACTGGTGTCCAACTGGATTTAAGTGTGGTATCAATTACCAGCCACCCACCGTTGTTCCAGGAGGTGACCTTGCTAAGGTGCAAAGGGCCGTCTGCATGATCTCTAACTCAACCAGTGTTGCTGAGGTGTTCTCTCGCATTGACCACAAGTTCGATCTCATGTATGCCAAACGTGCCTTTGTGCACTGGTATGTCGGTGAGGGAATGGAGGAGGGGGAGTTCTCAGAGGCTCGTGAAGATCTGGCTGCCCTGGAGAAGGATTACGAGGAGGTTGGTGCAGAATCTGCCGAGGGAGAGGATGGTGATGAAGGAGATGAATACTAG
- the LOC122297228 gene encoding xylulose kinase 2 — MDSSLPQDSYFLGFDSSTQSLKGTVLDSNLNVFTSELVHFDTDLPHYQTKDGVFRDPSVNGRIVSPTLMWVEALDLMLQKLSKKLDFGKVAAVSGSGQQHGSVYWKKGSSAMFSSLDPKKTLAEQLSTAFSIKESPIWMDSSTTAQCREIEKAVGGALELARLTGSRAHERYTGPQIKKIFEMQPEVYHDTERISLVSSFMASLLIGTYASIDETDGAGMNLMDIKQRTWSNRVLEATSPRLEEKLGKLAPAHAVAGYIASYFVERFHFNKNCLVIQWSGDNPNSLAGLTLNTPGDLAISLGTSDTVFGITTEPQPRLEGHVFPNPVDPENYMVMLVYKNGSLTREDIRNHYAEKSWEVFDRFLEQTPPLNGGKMGFYYKEHEILPPLPVGFHRYVLENFSENTLESLNEKEVEEFDPPSEVRSLIEGQFLSMRAHAERFGMPSPPRRIIATGGASANQKILSSIASIFGCDVYTVERSDSASLGAALRAAHGWLCKKGGGFVPISSMYKDKLDKTSLCCKLAVSASDQRLVSKYASFMKKRMEIENRLVQKLGRF; from the exons ATGGACTCGTCTCTCCCTCAAGACTCATATTTTCTCGGATTTGACAGTTCTACTCA GTCCTTGAAGGGAACTGTATTGGACTCCAATCTCAACGTTTTTACTTCAGAGCTGGTTCATTTTGACACTGATTTGCCCCATTACCAGACCAAAGATGGGGTTTTCCGGGACCCCTCCGTTAATGGCAGAATTGTCTCACCCACATTAATGTGGGTGGAAGCTTTGGATCTCATGCTTCAAAAACTCTCGAAAAAATTGGATTTTGGGAAAGTCGCTGCTGTTTCTGGCAGTGGACAGCAACATGGTAGCGTGTACTGGAAAAAGGGCAGTTCTGCAATGTTTTCTTCATTGGATCCCAAGAAGACATTGGCGGAACAGCTTAGCACTGCCTTTTCCATAAAGGAATCGCCAATATGGATGGACAGCAGCACTACGGCTCAATGTAGAGAGATTGAGAAAGCTGTTGGTGGGGCATTGGAGTTAGCTCGACTTACTGGGTCGCGTGCACATGAAAGATACACTGGTCCACAGATTAAGAAGATATTTGAGATGCAGCCGGAAGTTTATCATGATACCGAGAGGATCTCCCTTGTTAGCTCTTTTATGGCGTCTCTTCTTATTGGCACTTATGCTTCCATTGATGAGACTGATGGTGCAGGGATGAACTTGATGGACATTAAGCAAAGGACCTGGTCTAACCGAGTTTTAGAG GCTACTTCCCCTCGTTTGGAGGAAAAACTTGGGAAATTAGCCCCTGCCCATGCCGTTGCTGGTTATATTGCTTCATACTTTGTGGAGAG GTTCCACTTCAATAAAAATTGCTTGGTTATTCAGTGGTCTGGGGACAACCCAAACAGCCTGGCAG GTTTAACCCTAAATACTCCAGGAGATTTGGCAATCAGTCTTGGCACTAGTGACACT GTCTTTGGGATTACCACTGAGCCTCAACCCAGACTGGAAGGACATGTTTTCCCCAATCCAGTGGACCCTGAAAATTACATGGTAATGTTGGTCTACAAGAATGGGTCTCTTACTCGTGAAG ATATCCGCAACCACTATGCGGAGAAGTCTTGGGAAGTGTTCGATAGATTTCTGGAGCAAACTCCACCTTTAAATG GTGGGAAGATGGGTTTCTACTACAAGGAGCATGAAATTCTTCCCCCCCTCCCAG TTGGTTTCCATCGCTATGTTCTTGAAAATTTCTCAGAAAACACTTTGGAGAGCCTGAATGAGAAGGAAGTTGAGGAATTTGATCCTCCATCTGAG GTTCGGTCATTAATTGAAGGTCAGTTCCTCTCAATGAGAGCTCATGCAGAAAGATTTGGGATGCCTTCTCCTCCAAGACGAATAATAGCCACTGGGGGAGCGTCAGCCAATCAAAAGATCCTTAGCTCAATAGCTTCCATTTTTGGATGTGATGTCTATACAGTTGAGAGATCTG ATTCGGCTTCCCTAGGAGCTGCATTGAGGGCTGCTCATGGTTGGCTGTGCAAAAAGGGTGGTGGTTTTGTACCCATCTCAAGCATGTACAAGGACAAGCTAGATAAGACATCTCTCTGCTGCAAGCTAGCTGTGAGTGCTAGTGACCAACGACTAGTTAGCAAGTATGCCTCATTTATGAAGAAGAGAATGGAGATAGAGAACCGCCTTGTGCAAAAGCTAGGAcgtttctaa